In Pseudophryne corroboree isolate aPseCor3 chromosome 2, aPseCor3.hap2, whole genome shotgun sequence, the sequence gggtctccccttgtttaaatggtctgtctgtagccaccacgctagagacctttttacattcactggaatctttatcatctgcttctttatcgtttgatgatttccgttccatttggtcaaaataaggtgctgcaatggtctggagttgaattgcgcatattccaccatgtcaaaggttgataccatcagacccaacagtcgcattgctgcatggactgacattgtctgggcttgcaacgcttcctgagccatgacctgcacttggactatctttttctctggtaagagaactttctgtaggcctgaatccaatatggccccaaatgaaccatccgctgtgacggattgagacgacttttcccaatttatgagccacccgtgtctctgtaaacaaactatcgtctgttgaagatggctcaacagtaaatcttgcgactgtgccaagattaacaggtcgtcgaggtatgggaatattcttatcccttgtttgcgcagacaagctgccataaccaccatgatcttggtaaacaccctgggtgctgtagctagcccgaagggcagagcttgtaactggaaatgttcctggaggatggcaaacctgaggtaacactgatgtgatagtgctataggcacatgtaggtaagcatcccatacatccagagataccatgtaatctcccggttccatagccaacattatggagcgtagcgtctccatgtggaactttgcgatccatatgtatttgttcaacattttcagatggagaattggtcgatatgacccatttggtttctggattagaaatagattggagtaaaacctctgtcccctttgtgatggaggtactgggacaatcacacctgactgcagtaatttttggactgcttcttgcagggcattggccttcgactctatacaagacgggctggtgcaaaaaaatctttgaggaggctgtctCCTGAATGGGaaaccatacccctgagatactaccttctgcacccaggcatctgctgttgattgctgccatatgtgtgcaaaatgaaggagtcggaccccaaccctggaatcctccaggcggaggcccgtctcttcaggctgagggtttctgttcaggtttggaagctggcttcttgctagcccactgcttcctacccctggatttaaactggggttgtttaggctcctcttttgctttcgctttgccaacgaaaagaacaaaattttaaacccttggatttagggttataggtagccgaaaatctgacctttttcgattcagcgtctgattctaggatatccgataaaggttttccaaatattaTATTACCTACAAAaggtaatgcttccaattctttcttggattccgcatctgccttccaggtacgtagccaaattgctcgacgagcgactactgtcaaggctgaagctttagaagcaactgtacctacatcaattgctgcttcttccaaatactgggcagattgtcttaaacagcaaaaacgatcctcttgctccctagtaggagaagggatgctgttctctagttcctctatccattcgcccatagcctttgctacccaggccaaagccatagcaggtcttaccactgatcctactaaagaaaaaatatttttcaaaaggctatctacccttctgtctgtgacatcatttagtgaggtagatgacagtggtaaagcagatttatgcacgagtcgcagaacatgtgcatctacttttggaggaacttcccttttcgaacaatccacagctggaaacgaataataagaatcccatcttttaggaatcaaactttttactgggcgccgcccaagactcatccatcatttccgtcagctcatctgacgctgggaattcagctttcactgactttgttcatttaaatacaggtgctttagattttaacacggtcttggctggctcttccaacgagagaacagccttcacagcattaaataagctcagctacatcatctggaaaaattttttttatatatactccgcgctatatgtacactgtaacAGATAAAACTATAGTGTGCACTATAGTTTTATCTgttacagtgtacatatagcacggagtatatataaaaaaattttttcctGTTCTATAAAGTTGGCAACCTAGCTGGTTGCCGTACTCAGCTGCTGTTGATACACAATTAACTCTTGATAATTAGCGCCGGAAGAATATCAGATAGGGACAGTTGTCCTGATCTGTTTGTTCCTTGaaatcagctacatcatctgaactaaaactctgcgactgatcatcatacggagtcgaatcTATTGTCTCATCGTCTGATgtgtcatcttgtgtagtctgccacatagtcgtatctgtcttagtcttaactgtctattggttgcttgtagaggctactggaacctagccgtaggaagggagctgcatgtatgggttcatagtgtaacctaacccttgaggtggtgctactgtagttaacttgtccgctatagaagatagagtctttgcgaacatattccatggtggctttgttggtggttgaaccaactcctgttttttacttcgctgaaaagcgaaacaggtgcacacaaaccctcataagtgaccaattgattcatatcaattacccctgacttacaagataagcatgttagggctgtaggagtgcttgataaattctcctcatcacttttgctgctcacagacatggtattaatcgGTTtactaactacacaatttgtgactgaaagtcACCCTATATGTcaatatatagaggtgagatcaatcttaccacagtgcacctgatttgagggtcagaacaggactgacattacacagaaaagtcagcacacatactagcagtcagtcacatgctaaagcattagacattgtcatatgagaatacaacctccataacaacttatacacaagtaggaaaattgtacttctgttttaactggttcttttttcaacataacatgcagaaaaacacagtaatacaggtctcatatgcaataggtactaaaaattaacaatccatactaagaagtagaaggaatttttagcactgtataccctgcctccggagagcgggatacagggagactcaccacacttccatatccaagcaaagacgctcgtaagacgccgagtggattcagacgctactggtgtacactggcgcTCttcataactgataacggacacggacgctcactgactgacacggacgctgagcgactctacgtgcatgcagacgctaaggcctgcgactcggtctgggcgggtttatatccagtgtacacaaccgcagcatctaagctgcgaccgagtaccctcgtggtagcatctgagccggaagtgaggtcatttagttcatgaaacgagggacacgtggaaactggccatgaactcggaggaggggcagccaggagagcgtctgaatccccctgttgacttagacTCCCAGGAtcgtggcctctacctagtcctggtgcctatgatccctggagcatatcgctgtcacactcgagatgttcggcgcatcaacacactgtttgtagtctccaccaaatcagtgtagctgtgtcctgacccctctagtaagaggaagtccatagactcaccgtttccccatgctccggccacagcctggttacgtctgctggacctgctagaacatccgatacagacgcccgtcgagacagcactgatacccgaaggtaagcgttgttgcgacctggtggggagttgttggagcgactctttctagtatgcgtaaaAGACGCGGTTAAGAAAAGtcgctaaaaaaaaaatatagtaagtctataaaaataaaataaaagcttgaggttgctctcacagcagccctgtgaccatgcggcttcctgccgccccaagcaaaaaactgatctgactgagtcagtgggcgggactatatagtggaggccccaatgcatcctgggaggccagaaagcttgtgaccgtgttggtgccattttcactgtcgctcgacaatatcccaatgttatcctgtggataatcctgtggacccagccagagaaagtgaCATTAGGTTTTGGCACCACCGATGGGATGTTAGTGTCAGGCActaagagggaaggttagggttaggctgcggaaatggatggttagtgttagggtgtaGGGGAGAGAGGGGAACACTCAGAAATTACACTATCAGGATGCCGGcaatggtattctgactgctggtatcCCATCAGCTGGGATATACTGAATACATGGAGTTGGTCATTTTTGAAAAGGACAATGGAAGGAagaacaatttccagatacttttctttataacttacAGTCCccaggaacttcacatcagttggcaactatgcatgagtgggcggtGGTTGCTCTCTATCTGCCTGCCCATATGTGTGACATCATACAAGAAATAGCataactaacagttatcctgggcatacactatacaattatctggcaagcCATCTATCCAAcctgtctggttggaatgaaaatctggtaatgtataggagcaaatgccaattaaccatttgctcccaaacactggaaaatggacaaaactatTTTTGCAATCAAACTAGTTAAACAAGTTTTAACCAATTAGTTGAATGAccattttgcagtgtttgggagtaaatggttTATTGTCATCTGCTCTCAGATTACCAGATTTCCATCCCAAACAGCCAGTGTTGGACAGATGGTTTGCCAGATAATTATATAGTGCATACCAATGCTCTAACTAGACTTTTTGATGCCCTGtggcagagagagaattggcgtgccctgccccccccccctcccattcatTTTTGCAATAGGGACATAAAGCACATGCCCCATGGGgagggggcatgacaagattgataccAGAGAAAGCCCACTCTCTCCATATCTATATACACTCTTTATTAAATAACATTTCATTGTACTGCCatatccaggattcaaacctataacctattAAATTCTAACCAAACACCCTCATACTCATTGAgccatttgatcctgcataaaaactatgaacactatgaagctactggtactttgtaaacaaACAATCTATATagtatgcagccacacatccaatctcttgcagccacgcactacatagatctgctcagcaacAATGCTGATCATTGTTTTCATGAAGTAcatggtaagcttcaaatagttaaaattaGAGTTTAGaatgatctacctttctatgcaagggcaaatATAGCTCAGTGAATAGATTGACTGTaaggccacaggcaatgggtttgaatcctggacagtgtgactgaataacaaagaaatcataAGTAGAGTTCATTAATGTTGTATAGTTATTAGCAACAGAAGAGGTCAGGGTAAGACAGGAGagatcaggagatgctgggcttcaaaaatatGGAAGATGCAAGTGAAAGTAATAACAGATAATCGTCAAGTGCCATTAACAGCGCCCGCTACCCTGCAATGCTGTGTTCTGTCCCCCCTCCGCACACACTGATTGATCCATGTACCTGGAAGGCTTTATCACCCATgtacatgtcaaagtcgaaaaatatcatgcttcacattgccatatactaaccccaatgcacatgcccgctgctcgtgcattcagtctgccgtttgtgcacatgtccgcaaattgcgtacactcgctccggcgattacgcgcggtatatgcgtatttacggtagagtttatgagcttgtagcgggcgactcgtttatagcatagttaactaaaatagtgcgttttgtagataatattccctttaataatgtctgcaagtatgtttagtgtaaatggttcgtggacatgggaattcctctttgcatgatacgaagggtctgacaaaggttgaacagtagtgtctagtacctaactgaagagtattttgttggaaacattccggtgttggttaggaagagattaatcgctcctgcgtatagttatgtctataagaagtttatggacatttactgtatttgcagttcattatccatgcggcgggaatcctgtggatacctcccacctgagcagtttgaaatagtcacagcccacctgttcgaatccacctatgaccttttgttataatgcagagggacattcctgtgtccaatgaacaatgagattataggaccattgtattgtacagtatactgtgtatataaagacccccatagccagaccagctcacttctctccacaaaggttttccccgtgatgactgagagctggtttccagatagcgcctgcgaatcattcccacgtgtgtaagtttctctgtggccatttcgttactctgtgtgtatgcaattgttctcttgttgttatcctataagtgtttgccatttattctctttgtgtttattctatttGTGATCGTTCGCCAGTGTttagatttctgtttagttattgtgtttaggtattaatgtcaggtctgtagtgtataagctgtaaactgtatttctttttcccttttacatactaaaaatcatctagtaaggtgttggaaccttaacaagtgtttgtgtgtttcaccatttattactaagggtttctgagcatctcaatcgctcaaacagctggcttaaatactaaggttaatcagtgttatatcgttacagtatcacggtattaaggtttacagtgtaagcatattctgtttaaggtttaaaaaggttattgtctgtgtgtacactcgctgtgtgtattccgtacacccagcgcagcgtgtgtacgtaacttgcgtaccacgtgcgaggtctttgtacgcaaatagcgtacaaagtgcgtagcacgtggtttagcggccattacggctacactgtattagtaaatagcttatgttaaaaggtaaatatttagctttatcatacatCATGACTGAATTCCAATACATTTTTTATTATGTTGCTATTTACGTTGGATATACTAATATTTTCTGTCCAATCTGGCCATTTGGAACAAAAATCTGCTAatatctgggagcaaatgacaatcaactattTGCTCCTAAAGTCCAGAAAACATACAATAAAAGGTAGTTTGGTTAAATCAGTTTCATTTATCCAATTTATCTGAATGATCAATTTTGTAGGTTTCctcgtgtttgggagcaaatgtcaATTGTCATTTACTCCCACATATTACCAggtttttgtttcaactagaaaagatTGGACATGTAATCTAGGTGTATATCCAGCTTAAGAGGTGTGAGCATCATAAAACTAATGACTtgtgagtaactatacagcagctccataccttgtgacttgaagaaacaccagttaaccccaggAATGCtggagtcaaagcaacaattcctcttcttacattctgcagcacttattgtggggtagccgcaatcccttctgttgTATGGTTCCACGTTACATTGTTTGTCACttgctgttgatgcagtaaggaaacatctagAAGTTACAGCAGCTTAAGGTTTCTCTTTAATGAAATGGGGCAATTTaggtagatcacagggcaatttagctcttttggtcaactgaccgtttgggttcagctgtgttaaaaatcacaaagtatcttttttttttttttttagaaacagtTAAACAAACTTTGAACAGCTGATAGCAGGAAATTTGCACTAAAATAATGGTATTTTCTTATATACTGTCTGGCTATGGCTAAGAATAAGGGATACACAAGCAAAACTTACAGCTATGGGCATAATTCATGTTTATgcaccatcaaatctgtaatccatAGCATTACATGCTCCCACTCGACTCTATACTCTACCTGTGCTTttggggtaaaaacaccatttaaccccaggaacatttgaattaaagcagcagcctctggaatagcattccttagcacttATCCCGGGAAATCCACAATCTTCCCGCTCTGTGATGTCCACACTACATTGCTGTTTATCTGGATTGAGCAGAGCACACATCAGGACAtaagaaatattacaatgcatgacaagAAAGTTAGGCGCTCTACTGCAAGTACTCTAACCCTTGACAGTGCCAAATATCTCATTGTCAACATTGCAAACATGTCCCAGATACATAGAAAACACGCAGTAATGTTTGATGAATCTGACTTAAATTATATCTTTTCACATGTAAATACTTTTCCATATATCTTACCACAGAAAATAAGAAAAACACTTCTGGTGCCTATACACTTGTGCATTGCACCGGCATTtcagaactgccaaagtgattaccatgcgatcgattgcatggtaatcacgtgatcggcATGTCACCACCGAGTGGGAACCACACACAATCGCACTGTGAGGTGAGAAattttaagtgcagcacatactatcttgagatgcgACATTTGAGAGGCGTGCCCACGCATcaagtctcaaggtacctaaaatgtgcatacaattcaTCGATTtctcacagatgaggtcgaaatcaaaggatagcacctaatatctcacaagtgtatgggcaccataagaattGTACTCAATATTCAGAAAAAGGAATTATTGTGGAGTTCGGTTGGGATGCAGTGATGACAGCTGTTGGAATTCCTGCGGTTGGATTGCCGACAGCTGGCAATCCTTTTGTAGATATAGCAGATGGGTTAGGCTTAGGActaggggagttaggtttaggtgtcacccgtggggttaggctgtgggaaggtggggttaggcactatgggggtatggttaggattaggctgcatggAAGGTGACATTAGGTTTAGGCACAACAGATGGGATGTTTGTGTCAGGCActaagagggaaggttagggttaggctgcggaaagggatggTTAGTGTTGGGGTGTAGGGGAGAGAGGGGAACACTCAGGATTTACACTATCAGGATGCTGGcaatggtattctgactgctggcatcccatcagccgggatatcatactgaatacaTGGAGTTAGTCAATTTTCTTTTTGAAACTAGGTACAATGGGAGGAagaacaatttccagatacttttctttataacggaGATTACcctcctggaacttcacatcagttgtcaAAAATGCATGAGCGGATGGTGCTAGCTCTTTATCTGCAGGCCCATTTGTGTGACATCATACAAGAGAGATCATTACGGACAGTTatcctgggcatacactatacaattatctggcaggctATCCATCCAatctgtctggttggaatgaaacATATAAGAGCGAAGGTCAATtaacaatttgctcccaaacactggaaaaaaaaacaaaccaaacactATATAATCAAACTGGTTAAACCAATTAGTTTGAATGACCATTTTCCCGTTTTTGGGAGTAAATAGTTTGTCCTCAGataccagatttccattccaaccagccagtgttggacagATGGTTTGCCAGATAATTATATAGTGCATACCCAGCTTTACTGATGGATCTATGTACCTGGAAGGCTTTATCACCTATGTACCTCATGACTGAAAATTCAACAAATTATTATGTTACTATATAAGTTGGATGCACTCTAATACTTTCTATCCAATCTGGCTGTTTGGAACAAAAATCTGCTAatatctgggagcaaatgacaatcaactctTTGCTCCTAAAGTACAGAAACATACAATAAATGTAGCTTGGATACATTGGCTAAATGAAACTGACTCAACCAATTAATCTGAATTATCACTTTTGTATGTTttccaatgtttgggagcaaatggtcaattgtcatttactcCCACATATTAACAGATTTTTGGTTCAACTAAAAAAacattggacagataatctgtaaGTGTGTAGGGCACTTCTGTGTGTATCCATCTTAAGAGGTGTGAGCATCATAACTAGGACTTGTGaattatacagcagctccataccttgtgacttggagaagaaacaccagttaaccccaggAATGCtagagtcaaagcaacaattcctttcCTTACATTCCatagcacttattgtggggtagccacaATCCCTTCTGTTGTATGGTTCCACTTTACATTGTTTCTGGTCACTTGCTGTTGATGCAATAAGGAAACATCCAGAAGTTATAGCAGCTCATGGTTTCTTTTTATTAAAATGGTGCAATTTAGCTCCCTTGGTCAACTGATCATTTAGGTTCAGCTGTATTAAAAAtcaaagtataatttttttttttttttttttaggaacagTTAATCAAACTTTGAACAACCACTGATAACAGGAAACTTCCACTTAAACAATGGCATTTTCATATATTATGTCTGACCATGGCGAAGAATAAGGGATGCACAAGAAAATCTCTTCGCACTATGGGTCCAATTCATGTTCACTATATAATCTGTAATCCATAGCATTACATGCTCCCGCTCTACCACTGCACTCTATACTTTACCTATGTTTttggggtaaaaacaccatttaaccccaggaatgtttgaattaaagcagcagcctctggaatagcattccttagcacttATCCCAGGAAATCCGCAATCTTCACGCTCTGTGATGTCCACACTGCATTGCTGTTTAcccggacggagcagagcacacagTACCagtacataggaaatattacaatgcatgatcagAAAGCTGGGAGCTCTACTGCAAAGCCTCTAACCCTTGACAGTGCCAAAcacatagggactaattcagaactgactgcagcagcaaatttattagccaatgggcaaaaccatgtgtactgcaggggggcagatataacatgtgcagagagagttagatttgggtggggtgtgttcaaactaaaatctaaattgcagggtaaaaataaagcagccagtatttatcctgcacagaaacattataacccacccaaatctaactctctgcaaatgttatatctgcccccccccccccctgcagtgcacattgtttttcccattagctaacaagtttgctgcatcCAGAAGTTACAGCAGCTTAatgtttctttttacagaaggttctgcAACTTAAATtactttagtgaaatactgtaataataacagttacagggataagtccacatattgtaggtagatttattgttagTGGTTAACTGCCCAAATTAAATCCTATGCCATAGttcccattacagtccaggttttaaggatatccatgtttgagcacaggtgacttaattagtacttcggtcaatgtgaattaaccatctggactcaagcattgttatccttaaaacctgggggtatatttactagagttCAAATTTTGGATAATTTCAGACCGATTtaggatcgatcttaatcgatgttgagcttccaggttgaaaaaaaacacacatttactaatatttaaaaatgtatataaaaaaaatcatctaTTCGTAAATGTTTGTTTTAACCTTGGaaccccaacatcgattaagatcttgATCTGaaattgaccaacatcgacaaAAATTTaccaaaatcaacctttagtaaatatactccctgtAGTGTAATGAAACTGCCCTaagaggctgattctgagtttggagaaaagcagaaaaagctACTTACTTTGTagatggaacaaaccatgttgcactgcatggggggtcattcaggtgcggacgCAAAGTGACGGTAGTATGCATATTGATCAATGTTTTCACAGTGCacatgtatataagacatagggcctaattcaggttggatcgcaatatgcattccaaccgcaaaaactatgaagaggatgcgggtgcatgcgcagaaaaTGAGAAACACCTCtccctgacaatcaggcagaggcattcgcagggcggTGGGTGGCaacaagtgatgtgcaccggaaatttttcaggttttgtgttttggttttggattcggttccgcggccgtgttttggattcggactcgttttggcaaaacctccctgaaatttttttgtcggattcgggtgtgttttggattcaggtgtttttttacaaaaaaccctcaaaaacagctgaaatcatagaatttgggggtcattttgatcccatagtattattaacctcaataaccataatttccactcatgttcagtctattctgaacacctcacacctcacaatattatttttagtcctaaaatttgcaccgaggtcgctgcatgactaagctaagcaacccaagtggccgacacaaacacctggcccatctaggagtggcactgcagtgtcagacaggatggcactataaaaaatagtcc encodes:
- the LOC135050277 gene encoding integumentary mucin C.1-like isoform X3, with amino-acid sequence MHCNISYVLVLCALLRPGKQQCSVDITEREDCGFPGISAKECYSRGCCFNSNIPGVKWCFYPKNIASDQKQCKVEPYNRRDCGYPTISAMECKERNCCFDSSIPGVNWCFFSKSQDKQQCSVDITEREDCGFPGISAKECYSRGCCFNSNVPGVKWCFYPKSTASDKQCNVEPYNRRDCGYPTISAAECKKRNCCFDSSIPGVNWCFFKSQDKRQCDVDIKEREDCGFPGITAKECYSRGCCFNSNVPGVKWCFYPKSTGCSVSPKLRKDCGYPNISSKDCLARGCCFDSSIPKTVWCFYGYK
- the LOC135050277 gene encoding putative gastrointestinal growth factor xP4 isoform X2, with translation MHCNISYVLVLCALLRPGKQQCSVDITEREDCGFPGISAKECYSRGCCFNSNIPGVKWCFYPKNIASDQKQCKVEPYNRRDCGYPTISAMECKERNCCFDSSIPGVNWCFFSKSQASDKQCNVEPYNRRDCGYPTISAAECKKRNCCFDSSIPGVNWCFFKSQDKRQCDVDIKEREDCGFPGITAKECYSRGCCFNSNVPGVKWCFYPKSTASDRQCNVEPYNRRDCGYPTIRAAECKKRNCCFDSSIPGVNWCFFKSQGCSVSPKLRKDCGYPNISSKDCLARGCCFDSSIPKTVWCFYGYK
- the LOC135050277 gene encoding putative gastrointestinal growth factor xP4 isoform X1 — translated: MHCNISYVLVLCALLRPGKQQCSVDITEREDCGFPGISAKECYSRGCCFNSNIPGVKWCFYPKNIASDQKQCKVEPYNRRDCGYPTISAMECKERNCCFDSSIPGVNWCFFSKSQDKQQCSVDITEREDCGFPGISAKECYSRGCCFNSNVPGVKWCFYPKSTASDKQCNVEPYNRRDCGYPTISAAECKKRNCCFDSSIPGVNWCFFKSQDKRQCDVDIKEREDCGFPGITAKECYSRGCCFNSNVPGVKWCFYPKSTASDRQCNVEPYNRRDCGYPTIRAAECKKRNCCFDSSIPGVNWCFFKSQGCSVSPKLRKDCGYPNISSKDCLARGCCFDSSIPKTVWCFYGYK